The Streptomyces venezuelae genomic interval GCGCGGCCGGATGCCGGAGCGGCGGGCCGGGCCACTGTCGGAGGGCGGGTCGAGGCGCGGGAGCCGGCCCTCCGCCTGGAGCGGGGGATCGAGCGGAGGCGCGCTGAGCACCGCGGGGGAGAGCGAGGGGACGAGCGAGCAGCCGCCGCGGTCGTACGGGCAGATGTACTCGGCCGCGGCCGCCGACACCCGCGGGCCCTCGGCCCGCGGGGCCGCCGGGTGATGGGGATCGGTCCCGGGGCCGGGCCCCAGACAGACGAAGAGCGCGGCGAGGAGCGTCGCCACGGCACTCACCAGTGCCATGGGACGCGCGTGTCGGAACAGGCGTACGAGCCGCGGGGCCCCCATGGGCGGAGATCGTAGTGGGCGCGGACCGTCTGTGGGCCGAACGGGGTACCACTGGCTGCGGCCGAATGCCCGAACGTCCCCCCTGCCCCTCCGTCCCGTTACCTGCGTCACACCCGAGCAGGCACTATGGGTGTGCAACGTGCGCGAAACCATGTGGTGGGATGCTCAGGTGCCCCCCGATGTATCGGAGGCGGTGGGAGCAGGCGGCCTGACCAGCAAGGATGGGTGTGGAAATGGACAAGCAGCAGGAATTCGTGCTCCGTACGCTCGAGGAGCGCGACATCCGCTTCGTGCGCCTGTGGTTCACCGACGTGCTCGGCTTCCTGAAGTCGGTCGCGGTGGCCCCCGCCGAACTGGAGCAGGCCTTCGACGAGGGCATCGGCTTCGACGGCTCGGCGATCGAGGGCTTCGCCCGCGTATACGAATCGGACATGATCGCCAAGCCGGACCCGGGCACGTTCCAGATCCTGCCGTGGCGCGCCGAGGCCCCGGGCACGGCGCGGATGTTCTGCGACATCCTCATGCCCGACGGCTCGCCGTCCTTCGCCGACCCGCGCTACGTCCTCAAGCGGGCCCTCGCGAAGACCTCCGACCTGGGCTTCACCTTCTACACCCACCCCGAGATCGAGTTCTTCCTCCTGAAGGACAAGCCGCTGGACGGCACCCGTCCCACCCCGGCCGACAACTCGGGCTACTTCGACCACACCCCGCAGAACGTCGGCATGGACTTCCGCCGCCAGGCGATCACGATGCTCGAATCGATGGGCATCTCGGTGGAGTTCTCCCACCACGAGGGCGCGCCGGGCCAGCAGGAGATCGACCTCCGCTACGCCGACGCCCTCTCGACCGCCGACAACATCATGACCTTCCGCCTGGTCATGAAGCAGGTCGCGCTCGAACAGGGTGTGCAGGCCACCTTCATGCCGAAGCCGTTCTCCGACTATCCCGGCTCGGGCATGCACACCCACCTGTCCCTCTTCGAGGGCGACCGGAACGCCTTCTACGAGTCGGGCGCCGAATACCAGCTCTCCAAGGTGGGCCGCTCCTTCATCGCGGGCCTCCTGAAGCACGCGGGCGAGATCTCCGCGGTCACCAACCAGTGGGTCAACTCGTACAAGCGCATCTGGGGCGGCTCCTCCCGCACGGCCGGCTCGGGCGGCGAGGCCCCCTCGTACATCTGCTGGGGCCACAACAACCGCTCGGCCCTCATCCGCGTCCCCATGTACAAGCCGGGCAAGACGGGCTCGTCCCGCGTGGAGGTCCGCTCCATCGACTCGGGCGCCAACCCCTACCTGACGTACGCGGTCCTCCTCGCCGCCGGCCTCAAGGGCATCGAAGAGGGCTACGAACTCCCGGCCGGCGCCGACGACGACGTCTGGGCCCTCTCCGACTCGGAACGCCGAGCGATGGGCATCGAACCGCTCCCGCAGAACCTGGGTGAGGCGATCGCCCTGATGGAGAAGAGCGAACTGGTCGCGGAGACCCTCGGCGAGCACGTCTTCGACTTCTTCCTGCGCAACAAGAAGCAGGAGTGGGAGGAGTACCGGAGCGAGGTCACCGCCTTCGAACTCCGCAAGAACCTCCCCGTGCTGTAGGGGGAGACGACGATCCGGGCCGGTGGCGGTCAGCCGCCGGCCCGACGTCTGCCCGGGGAAATGCGTTGTCCCACAGGTGGGGTGCGGATCAGACTGCCTCGGTGAAGATCAGTTCTGTCGCCACCGAGCGGCTCGTGTTGCATCCGATGAGTGTGAGCGCCGCCGAGCGGGTCGTCGCCCAGGAGCCCGGGGACGCGGATCTGTGGGCCGAGGGGTATCCCAGGGACGGGGACGTCCGGGCCCTCACCGGGTTTCTGCGGGGGGTCGCCGAGCGGGGCGATCCTGGGGTGTTCCGGCACTACGAGATACGGCTCGACGGGGTCGTCGTCGGGGGGATCGGGTTCCACGGGCCGCCGGACGAGCTGGGGGTCGCGACCGTCGGGTACGGGCTCGTGCCCGGGGTGCGCGGGAAGGGGTACGCCTCCGAGGCCCTGCGTGCGCTCATCGAGGTGGCCCGGCAGGGCGGGGCCTCCGGGGTGAAGGGGGACGCCGACATCACCAACCCCGACTCCCACCGTGTGATGGAGGCCGCCGGGATGCCCTGCGTGGCGGAGGACGACACGCTGCGCCACTTCTTTCTGGGGTTCTAGCGGCGACGGCGCCTGGCCGCGCTAGCGTCTGACGGTGTGTCGGGTCGCTCTTTCCGTGTGTGGTACGCCGCCTACGGCTCCAACATGCATGCCGCACGACTCGGTTGCTACCTCGCCGGTGGCCGGCCGCCCGGCGGCGCGGGGACGCTTCCCGGGTGCCGGGATCCGCGCGGGCCCGTGGCGTCGGTGGCCCTGCTGCTGCCGGGGCAGGTGTACTTCGCGACCGAGTCGCCCGTGTGGGGCGGCGGCCGGGCCTACTACGACCCGG includes:
- a CDS encoding glutamine synthetase family protein, which codes for MDKQQEFVLRTLEERDIRFVRLWFTDVLGFLKSVAVAPAELEQAFDEGIGFDGSAIEGFARVYESDMIAKPDPGTFQILPWRAEAPGTARMFCDILMPDGSPSFADPRYVLKRALAKTSDLGFTFYTHPEIEFFLLKDKPLDGTRPTPADNSGYFDHTPQNVGMDFRRQAITMLESMGISVEFSHHEGAPGQQEIDLRYADALSTADNIMTFRLVMKQVALEQGVQATFMPKPFSDYPGSGMHTHLSLFEGDRNAFYESGAEYQLSKVGRSFIAGLLKHAGEISAVTNQWVNSYKRIWGGSSRTAGSGGEAPSYICWGHNNRSALIRVPMYKPGKTGSSRVEVRSIDSGANPYLTYAVLLAAGLKGIEEGYELPAGADDDVWALSDSERRAMGIEPLPQNLGEAIALMEKSELVAETLGEHVFDFFLRNKKQEWEEYRSEVTAFELRKNLPVL
- a CDS encoding GNAT family N-acetyltransferase; this translates as MKISSVATERLVLHPMSVSAAERVVAQEPGDADLWAEGYPRDGDVRALTGFLRGVAERGDPGVFRHYEIRLDGVVVGGIGFHGPPDELGVATVGYGLVPGVRGKGYASEALRALIEVARQGGASGVKGDADITNPDSHRVMEAAGMPCVAEDDTLRHFFLGF